The following proteins come from a genomic window of Achromobacter sp. AONIH1:
- a CDS encoding amidohydrolase: MSDCRPPLASPSRPRYALPPGACDTHCHVFGPADVFPYAEGRSYTPPDAPQSRLAALHAHLGIRRAVVVQANCHGADHAALLDALARSEGRYRGVALLGADATPASVRALHDAGVRGARFNFVPHLGGAPDPAVFDHVVGLIAPLGWHLCLHLDGAQLPGLLPRLRALPLPFVIDHMGRVRAADGLDAPAFRALLGLADLPGAWVKVSGLDRIGAGRRPFAEGIPFVRALVEAMPERTLWGTDWPHPNVRGDMPDDGELCDAFFLACPDDEARRQVLVHNPARLYGFP; encoded by the coding sequence GTGTCCGATTGTCGTCCGCCGCTCGCATCCCCGTCCCGTCCCCGCTACGCCTTGCCGCCGGGCGCCTGCGATACCCATTGCCATGTGTTCGGGCCGGCCGACGTGTTTCCGTATGCCGAGGGCCGTTCTTACACGCCGCCCGACGCGCCGCAGTCCCGGCTGGCCGCGCTGCACGCGCACCTGGGCATCCGCCGCGCCGTGGTGGTGCAGGCCAATTGCCACGGCGCCGACCATGCCGCGCTGCTGGACGCGCTGGCCCGCAGCGAAGGCCGCTATCGCGGCGTGGCGCTGCTGGGGGCGGATGCGACCCCCGCGTCGGTACGCGCGCTGCACGACGCCGGCGTGCGCGGGGCCCGCTTCAACTTCGTGCCCCATCTGGGCGGTGCGCCGGACCCGGCCGTCTTCGACCATGTGGTCGGCCTGATCGCGCCGCTGGGCTGGCATCTGTGCCTGCATCTGGACGGCGCCCAGCTGCCCGGGCTGCTGCCGCGCCTGCGCGCGCTGCCGCTGCCCTTCGTGATCGACCACATGGGCCGGGTGCGCGCGGCCGACGGGCTGGACGCGCCGGCCTTTCGCGCGCTGCTGGGCCTGGCGGACCTGCCGGGCGCCTGGGTGAAGGTGTCGGGCCTGGACCGCATCGGCGCGGGCAGGCGGCCGTTCGCCGAGGGCATCCCCTTCGTGCGGGCGCTGGTGGAGGCCATGCCCGAGCGCACCTTGTGGGGCACCGACTGGCCGCACCCGAACGTGCGCGGCGACATGCCGGACGACGGCGAATTATGCGACGCCTTCTTCCTGGCCTGTCCGGACGACGAGGCGCGCCGCCAGGTGCTGGTGCACAACCCGGCGCGGCTGTACGGATTTCCCTGA
- a CDS encoding carboxymuconolactone decarboxylase family protein, producing the protein MDACRVTPVEPGARPALAGLEARIAAARGRISPLYQVLLNSPAVTEGWEAMLTAIRQKTALAPRLRELIILRVATLNGAPYEFEAHVPHARQAGMPDALIERLRAGPAPAELAEGSEGLAPGEAEALALTDAMTRGIEVPDAVFAPLRALHDDQALVELTATVAAYNMVSRFLVALRVGH; encoded by the coding sequence ATGGACGCATGCAGAGTGACGCCGGTGGAACCGGGCGCGCGGCCGGCGCTGGCCGGCCTGGAAGCGCGCATCGCCGCCGCGCGCGGCCGCATCTCGCCGCTGTACCAGGTGCTGCTGAACAGCCCGGCCGTGACCGAGGGCTGGGAGGCCATGCTGACCGCCATCCGCCAGAAGACGGCGCTGGCGCCGCGCCTGCGCGAGCTGATCATCCTGCGGGTGGCGACGCTGAACGGCGCGCCCTACGAGTTCGAGGCCCATGTGCCGCACGCGCGCCAGGCCGGCATGCCGGACGCGCTGATCGAGCGCCTGCGCGCCGGCCCAGCGCCGGCGGAGCTGGCGGAAGGGTCGGAGGGGCTGGCGCCGGGCGAGGCCGAGGCGCTGGCGCTGACCGACGCCATGACGCGCGGCATCGAGGTGCCGGACGCGGTGTTCGCGCCGCTGCGCGCGCTGCATGACGACCAGGCGCTGGTGGAATTGACGGCGACCGTGGCGGCCTACAACATGGTGTCGCGTTTCCTGGTCGCCCTGCGCGTCGGACACTGA
- the argF gene encoding ornithine carbamoyltransferase, with translation MTPPTTQNGPLRHFLQFKDFSSAEIAYVLDRARLIKDKFKRYEPHMPLHDRTLAMVFEKASTRTRVSFEAGMYQMGGSVINLTSNDSQLGRSEPIEDTARVISRMVDIVMIRTFEQTRIERFASHSRVPVINGLTNEFHPCQILADIFTYIEHRGPIAGKTVAWVGDANNMAYTWLQAAELLGFTLHVSGPAGYELEPARIGNPSDKVLRQFKDPMEACKGAHLVTTDVWTSMGYEAENEERRAAFADWRVDAEMMAVADPQAVFMHCLPAHRGEEVTGDVIDGPQSVVWDEAENRMHVQKALMEFLLLGQLK, from the coding sequence ATGACACCACCTACGACTCAAAACGGCCCGTTGCGGCACTTTCTTCAGTTCAAGGATTTCTCGTCCGCCGAGATCGCGTACGTGCTGGACCGCGCGCGCCTCATCAAGGACAAGTTCAAGCGCTACGAACCCCACATGCCGCTGCACGACCGCACGCTGGCGATGGTGTTCGAAAAGGCCAGCACGCGCACCCGCGTGTCGTTCGAGGCCGGCATGTACCAGATGGGCGGCTCGGTCATCAACCTGACGTCCAACGACTCCCAGCTGGGCCGCTCCGAGCCCATCGAGGACACCGCGCGCGTCATCTCGCGCATGGTCGACATCGTCATGATCCGCACGTTCGAGCAAACCCGCATCGAGCGCTTCGCCTCGCACTCGCGCGTGCCCGTGATCAACGGCCTGACCAACGAATTCCACCCCTGCCAGATCCTGGCCGACATCTTCACCTACATCGAGCATCGCGGCCCCATCGCCGGCAAGACGGTGGCCTGGGTGGGCGACGCCAACAACATGGCCTACACCTGGCTGCAGGCCGCCGAGCTGCTGGGCTTCACGCTGCACGTGTCCGGCCCGGCCGGCTACGAGCTGGAACCGGCGCGCATCGGCAATCCGTCCGACAAGGTGCTGCGTCAGTTCAAGGATCCCATGGAGGCCTGCAAGGGCGCGCACCTGGTGACCACCGACGTCTGGACCAGCATGGGCTATGAGGCCGAGAACGAAGAGCGCCGCGCCGCCTTCGCCGACTGGCGCGTCGACGCCGAGATGATGGCCGTGGCCGATCCGCAAGCCGTGTTCATGCACTGCCTGCCCGCCCACCGGGGCGAGGAAGTCACCGGCGACGTCATCGACGGCCCACAAAGCGTGGTCTGGGACGAGGCTGAGAACCGCATGCACGTGCAGAAGGCGCTGATGGAGTTCCTGCTGCTCGGCCAGCTCAAGTAA
- a CDS encoding tripartite tricarboxylate transporter substrate binding protein: MLKKLFCAALLGLAATGAARADAPVRLIIAFPPGGPVDLVGRVLAEQLGKELKQQVIVENKAGANGNIAASYVAKAPGDGSVLFLTSVGAVSISPALYKDLPYDPARDFAPVSRVVNNATVFVVNPANLAVDAADFVKRSQADSQPVAVGSSGIGSIPHLTLEMFADASRAKVMHVPYKGAAPVINDVMGNQVAGFFGDVPGLIGHIQGGKLKALGIAAPSRHPLLPDVKTLAEQGIAGVESNNWYGLVAPAATPAATVDKLNQAVRAALGSEAVRARLEKFGAQAAPSSPQELAALIASDRDKWTALIQRKNIRPE; encoded by the coding sequence ATGTTGAAGAAACTATTCTGCGCCGCCCTGCTGGGGCTGGCCGCCACCGGCGCGGCGCGCGCGGATGCGCCCGTGCGGCTGATCATCGCCTTCCCGCCGGGCGGTCCGGTGGACCTGGTGGGCCGCGTGCTGGCCGAGCAGCTGGGCAAGGAACTCAAGCAGCAGGTGATCGTGGAGAACAAGGCCGGCGCCAACGGCAATATCGCCGCGTCCTACGTGGCCAAGGCGCCTGGCGACGGCTCGGTGCTGTTCCTGACCAGCGTCGGCGCCGTGTCCATCAGCCCGGCGCTGTACAAGGACCTGCCCTATGATCCGGCGCGCGACTTCGCGCCGGTCTCGCGGGTGGTCAACAACGCCACCGTGTTCGTGGTCAACCCGGCCAACCTGGCTGTGGATGCGGCCGATTTCGTCAAGCGCTCGCAGGCCGACTCGCAGCCGGTGGCGGTGGGCTCGTCCGGCATCGGCAGCATTCCGCACCTGACGCTGGAGATGTTCGCCGACGCCAGCCGCGCCAAGGTCATGCACGTGCCCTACAAGGGCGCGGCGCCGGTGATCAATGATGTGATGGGCAACCAGGTGGCGGGCTTCTTCGGCGACGTGCCGGGCCTGATCGGGCATATCCAGGGCGGCAAGCTCAAGGCGCTGGGCATCGCCGCGCCGTCGCGCCATCCGCTGTTGCCGGACGTCAAGACGCTGGCCGAGCAGGGCATCGCCGGCGTGGAGTCCAACAACTGGTACGGGCTGGTGGCGCCGGCCGCCACCCCGGCGGCCACCGTGGACAAGCTCAACCAGGCGGTGCGCGCGGCGCTGGGCAGCGAGGCCGTGCGCGCGCGGCTGGAGAAGTTCGGCGCCCAGGCCGCGCCCAGCTCGCCGCAGGAACTGGCGGCGCTGATCGCGTCCGACCGCGACAAGTGGACCGCGCTGATCCAGCGCAAGAACATCCGGCCGGAGTGA
- a CDS encoding DUF4286 family protein: MTDTVLLLSLGERIGAPRAAGIAGRLADGLPNVRVSAYAAVDEDETYLYIDGGEGTLPEVGARVAEQLPGASVRVLHRTLDLPGASSGQDAPWHYIVETDVLPEAEADLNAWYDQEHLPGLAAVPGTVRALRYECRHKGPRYLACYDLHTRETFGSPPWLAVRATDWSSRVRPSFRNTRRTMFMRIL, translated from the coding sequence GTGACGGATACCGTATTGCTGTTGTCCCTGGGCGAGCGCATCGGCGCGCCGCGCGCCGCCGGCATCGCCGGCAGGCTGGCCGACGGCCTGCCCAACGTGCGCGTGAGCGCCTATGCGGCCGTAGACGAGGACGAGACCTATCTGTACATCGACGGCGGCGAAGGCACCTTGCCCGAAGTGGGCGCGCGCGTGGCCGAGCAGTTGCCCGGCGCCAGCGTGCGCGTGCTGCACCGGACGCTGGACCTGCCGGGCGCCTCCAGCGGCCAGGACGCGCCCTGGCACTACATCGTCGAGACCGATGTGCTGCCCGAGGCCGAGGCCGACCTGAACGCCTGGTACGACCAGGAACATCTGCCCGGCCTGGCCGCCGTGCCGGGCACCGTGCGCGCGCTGCGCTATGAGTGCCGCCACAAGGGGCCGCGCTACCTGGCCTGCTACGACCTGCACACGCGCGAGACCTTCGGCAGCCCGCCGTGGCTGGCGGTGCGGGCCACGGACTGGAGCAGCCGGGTGCGGCCGTCGTTCCGCAACACGCGGCGCACGATGTTCATGAGGATCCTGTAG